In Haliotis asinina isolate JCU_RB_2024 chromosome 15, JCU_Hal_asi_v2, whole genome shotgun sequence, one DNA window encodes the following:
- the LOC137265866 gene encoding methyltransferase-like protein 27, giving the protein MQRQKEMGSGNTSEPEYAPARTVNAGAHRVGISTDEVTEYYSEWSQDGKYEQDLCPERYKGPSIAAGVVAEYFRHNVNYVNILDVAAGTGFLGEKLQARGFKHLDALDPAEGMLEEARKKNIYTNFFCEFLDGNRLPIDDDTYDCCVISGGMGEGHIPCDGLHELIRITKPGGLVCIVMCEDYLFEVVEYKDRLEKLMQQLEDDGKWKQISRDVVRQYCFDYNGVIFNFMICLHNRKC; this is encoded by the exons ATGCAAAGACAAAAGGAAATGGGAAGTGGAAATACCAGCGAACCCGAGTACGCACCTGCTCGTACAGTAAATGCTGGTGCTCACCGTGTCGGCATCAGCACCGATGAAGTTACTGAGTACTACTCTGAATGGTCTCAAGACGGAAAATATGAACAG GATTTATGTCCCGAGCGGTACAAGGGACCAAGCATTGCTGCAGGTGTCGTGGCTGAATATTTCCGTCACAACGTCAATTATGTGAATATCCTGGACGTTGCAGCGGGAACGGGTTTTTTAGGCGAGAAG CTTCAGGCTCGGGGTTTCAAGCACCTGGATGCTCTAGACCCAGCTGAAGGGATGTTGGAAGAAGCCAGAAAGAAGAACATCTACACCAACTTCTTCTGTGAGTTCCTGGACGGCAACCGTCTGCCAATTGACGATG ACACATACGATTGCTGTGTTATATCCGGGGGTATGGGAGAAGGACACATTCCATGTGATGGGTTACACGAACTCATCAGAATAACCAAACCAG GGGGTCTGGTCTGTATAGTGATGTGTGAAGACTACCTGTTCGAGGTGGTGGAGTACAAGGACAGGCTGGAGAAGCTGATGCAGCAACTGGAGGATGATGGCAAATGGAAGCAAATCTCACGTGATGTCGTGCGTCAATACTGTTTTGACTACAACGGAGTCATCTTTAATTTTATGATATGTTTACACAACAGAAAATGTTGA